In one Chryseobacterium camelliae genomic region, the following are encoded:
- a CDS encoding PSP1 domain-containing protein, which produces MSCGCKTSGDSAHSCGPKKTANGCENVNTCGNSYKLSVFDWLSNIQNPVSNRCDFVEVRFKNDRKSFYKNVNNIPLHIGSVVTVESSPGHDIGVVSLTGELVKIQMKKKKASDESALKIYRQSNQKDIEVWQEVRKKEETVKIEARKIAQRLGLEMKVTDVEYQGDASKVTFYYTADNRVDFRQLIKEYAGAFRTKIDMKQIGFRQEAAKVGGIGSCGRELCCSTWLTDFRSVNTNVARYQQLSINPQKLAGQCGKLKCCLNYELDSYLDALSNFPSSSTMLDTEKGRAFCIKIDVFKKKMWFAYVENSMAWYDFDIDLVKKLIAKNKRGEKTLPLEELKQPETSMKSIDLIQENNVDRFEKKNRGNNRNKNQNRPNNNQNNQNQQGQKKAHHRPERQDRPENERSAKPQRQEKQQQNPNANSSNNQPRVQKPQQPKPQLEKAVATNSDAEKKPNPNKKKFKKKFPPKKDNNA; this is translated from the coding sequence ATGAGTTGTGGATGTAAAACATCCGGCGATTCTGCACATTCGTGTGGTCCTAAAAAAACAGCGAATGGTTGTGAAAATGTAAATACCTGTGGTAATAGTTATAAATTAAGTGTTTTCGATTGGTTATCTAATATACAGAATCCTGTGTCTAACAGGTGTGATTTTGTTGAAGTTAGATTTAAAAATGATAGGAAATCGTTTTATAAAAATGTAAATAATATCCCTTTACATATAGGTAGCGTAGTTACAGTAGAATCTAGTCCCGGACACGATATAGGTGTGGTAAGTCTCACCGGAGAATTGGTTAAGATTCAGATGAAAAAGAAGAAAGCTTCTGATGAATCTGCTCTTAAAATATACAGACAGTCAAACCAAAAAGATATTGAAGTTTGGCAGGAAGTCAGAAAAAAAGAAGAAACCGTAAAGATAGAAGCAAGAAAGATCGCTCAGAGACTGGGACTTGAAATGAAAGTTACAGATGTTGAGTATCAGGGAGATGCTTCGAAAGTTACGTTTTATTATACGGCCGACAACAGGGTTGACTTTAGACAGCTGATTAAAGAATATGCGGGGGCGTTCCGAACTAAAATCGATATGAAACAAATTGGTTTCAGACAGGAAGCTGCCAAAGTAGGAGGAATCGGATCTTGTGGTAGAGAGCTTTGCTGTTCGACATGGCTGACCGATTTCAGATCTGTCAATACGAACGTTGCGAGATATCAGCAACTAAGCATCAATCCTCAGAAATTAGCAGGACAGTGCGGTAAACTGAAATGTTGTCTGAATTATGAATTAGACAGCTATTTGGATGCATTAAGCAATTTCCCTTCTTCATCTACAATGCTGGATACAGAAAAAGGAAGAGCTTTTTGTATCAAAATTGACGTTTTCAAAAAGAAAATGTGGTTTGCCTATGTTGAAAATTCTATGGCTTGGTACGACTTCGATATCGATCTGGTAAAAAAATTAATTGCTAAGAATAAAAGAGGTGAAAAAACATTGCCGCTTGAAGAATTAAAGCAACCTGAAACTTCAATGAAAAGCATTGATCTGATTCAGGAAAACAATGTAGACCGATTCGAGAAGAAGAACAGAGGGAACAACAGGAATAAAAACCAAAACAGACCAAATAATAATCAGAACAATCAGAATCAACAAGGTCAGAAAAAAGCCCATCACAGACCTGAAAGACAAGATCGTCCTGAGAATGAAAGATCTGCAAAACCTCAGAGACAGGAAAAGCAACAGCAAAATCCGAATGCAAATTCCAGCAACAACCAGCCAAGAGTACAAAAGCCTCAACAGCCGAAACCTCAGTTGGAAAAAGCAGTTGCCACTAACTCTGATGCCGAGAAA
- a CDS encoding G-D-S-L family lipolytic protein, which produces MKKIIISTFAISALLFTTSCEDDFDTDVQDVVVTKGEADFSNYISLGNSLTSGYRDNALYIDGQNESYPSMIAQQMKLAGGGEFKQPLMADNLGGIPSVGIPNKKILAVVAGSLAPIDAPGTGTTTLANIYSAGPYQNMGVPGAKVAHLLAPGYGNPAGLPATANPYFVRFASSSSTSVVADALAQNPTFLSLWIGNNDVLGYATSGGDGSNPITPVNGSIGVGFTSTYTALVSTLFPTGTTRKGIVANIPNVTSIPFFTRVPYNPIPPEKFNTAPTGSPSNQNANIDALNTQVFGPLKQILTGLGQGSRIQLLSKTQGNLVLLKDESLTNLSAQITGALITAGVPIQQAGLMGQLYGQARHSTAQDLIPLTTSSVLGTTPSSPLAIAPFDKYGTTYPLEDKHVLRGKFDTMNGEVEEVLTATAAFNATIKSVAESKNLAFVDMNAKMIELNAKSGIAWNGVKYTATFVTGGTFSLDGVHLTGRGYAIVANEFIKAINNKYKSTLPQVDPNKYSGVKFP; this is translated from the coding sequence ATGAAAAAAATTATAATTTCTACATTCGCTATTTCCGCACTTCTTTTTACAACAAGCTGTGAGGATGATTTTGATACAGATGTACAAGACGTTGTTGTAACCAAAGGTGAAGCCGATTTTTCCAACTATATTTCTTTAGGAAATTCATTAACCTCAGGATATAGAGATAATGCTTTATATATTGACGGTCAAAATGAATCTTACCCTTCTATGATTGCTCAACAAATGAAATTAGCAGGAGGAGGCGAGTTTAAACAACCTCTAATGGCTGATAATCTTGGAGGAATTCCTTCAGTAGGCATACCAAATAAAAAAATACTTGCAGTGGTTGCCGGTTCATTAGCTCCAATTGACGCTCCCGGAACAGGAACAACGACTTTAGCGAATATTTATAGCGCCGGTCCCTATCAGAATATGGGGGTTCCGGGAGCTAAAGTTGCCCATTTATTGGCTCCGGGATACGGTAATCCGGCAGGACTTCCTGCAACTGCAAACCCTTATTTTGTCAGGTTTGCATCATCTTCTTCCACTTCAGTTGTTGCTGATGCCTTAGCTCAAAATCCTACCTTTCTATCATTATGGATTGGGAACAATGATGTTTTAGGATATGCAACCAGCGGAGGTGACGGAAGTAATCCGATAACACCTGTAAACGGAAGTATCGGAGTAGGTTTCACTTCTACTTATACTGCATTGGTGAGTACATTATTCCCAACAGGAACTACAAGAAAGGGAATTGTAGCCAATATACCTAATGTAACTTCGATTCCATTTTTCACCAGAGTTCCGTACAATCCAATACCTCCTGAGAAATTTAATACAGCTCCGACCGGAAGCCCATCTAATCAAAATGCTAATATAGATGCTCTTAATACGCAGGTTTTTGGACCACTAAAGCAAATTTTAACTGGATTGGGGCAAGGAAGCAGAATTCAATTATTATCAAAAACTCAGGGTAATCTTGTTCTATTAAAAGATGAGTCTTTGACAAACTTATCAGCACAAATAACAGGAGCGTTGATTACTGCAGGAGTTCCTATTCAACAAGCTGGTTTAATGGGACAATTATATGGGCAGGCAAGACATAGCACTGCTCAAGACTTAATTCCTCTTACTACAAGTAGTGTTTTAGGAACTACGCCAAGTTCTCCTTTAGCCATTGCACCTTTTGATAAATATGGAACCACCTATCCTTTAGAAGACAAACACGTATTAAGAGGAAAGTTTGATACCATGAATGGAGAAGTTGAAGAAGTTTTAACTGCTACCGCGGCATTTAACGCCACTATAAAGAGTGTAGCCGAATCAAAAAATTTAGCATTTGTTGATATGAATGCAAAAATGATAGAACTTAACGCTAAATCTGGAATTGCCTGGAACGGAGTGAAATACACTGCAACATTTGTAACAGGAGGAACTTTCTCTCTGGATGGAGTTCACCTTACAGGCAGAGGATATGCCATTGTTGCCAATGAGTTTATCAAAGCGATTAACAACAAATACAAATCTACTCTTCCACAGGTAGATCCTAACAAATATTCGGGTGTAAAATTCCCATAA
- a CDS encoding OmpP1/FadL family transporter: protein MKKILVSTALLAGVLSYAGGFRVSLQGVKQLAMAHTSAHAEDASVAFFNPAGMSFIPSKLSIVAGGFGASNKITFQNLNTLQSTQTDNPMGTPIYAAITYKPIDKLSVGFSFTTPFGSTIEWPNDWEGKEMVQKLELKSFYFQPMVSYKFNDWLAFGASYIYAKGKVDWDKAITQFGGQLNINDEKASGHGFGFGFYFRPDPKLDVSIAYRSAVDMKAKNGKATFNFPSSSIYPLLGLDPAKRTDDFTATLPLVEEYTVGLTYKITPKWLVSADFNYHGWERYSQLTLDFATAPIGNQADPTISVSPKNFRNSKTVRLGTQYAFTNMIYGRLGAYYDESPYSDENFIPETPSFNTFVVTGGLGFKLKQFGVDVAGGYAMPQARDVKNANLGFYGQAKATAFYLGLGLSYNPF from the coding sequence ATGAAAAAAATATTAGTATCAACCGCTTTATTGGCAGGTGTTCTATCCTACGCAGGAGGTTTTAGAGTTTCCCTGCAAGGGGTAAAACAATTGGCAATGGCACACACCAGTGCTCATGCTGAAGATGCAAGTGTTGCATTTTTCAACCCTGCCGGAATGTCCTTCATTCCTTCTAAATTAAGTATCGTTGCAGGAGGATTTGGAGCAAGCAACAAAATAACTTTTCAAAATCTGAATACTTTACAAAGTACACAAACAGACAATCCAATGGGAACTCCCATCTATGCTGCAATCACTTATAAACCAATAGATAAACTATCAGTCGGATTTAGTTTCACCACTCCTTTTGGAAGTACTATTGAATGGCCAAATGATTGGGAAGGAAAAGAAATGGTTCAAAAACTTGAGTTAAAAAGTTTCTATTTCCAGCCAATGGTTTCCTATAAATTTAATGACTGGTTAGCTTTTGGAGCAAGCTATATTTATGCAAAAGGAAAAGTAGATTGGGATAAAGCTATTACCCAATTTGGCGGGCAGCTAAATATTAATGACGAAAAAGCAAGCGGACATGGTTTTGGATTCGGGTTCTATTTCAGACCAGATCCAAAACTGGATGTAAGTATTGCTTATCGTTCAGCAGTAGACATGAAAGCGAAAAACGGAAAAGCAACTTTTAACTTCCCATCTTCTTCCATCTATCCTTTATTAGGACTGGATCCAGCAAAAAGAACGGATGATTTCACAGCAACTTTACCTTTAGTAGAGGAATACACAGTAGGTTTAACCTATAAAATCACTCCGAAATGGTTGGTTTCTGCAGACTTTAACTATCACGGATGGGAAAGATACAGCCAGCTGACATTGGATTTTGCAACAGCTCCAATCGGAAACCAGGCAGATCCTACTATTTCAGTTTCTCCTAAAAACTTCAGAAACTCCAAAACAGTTAGATTGGGAACTCAATATGCTTTCACCAACATGATCTACGGTCGTTTAGGTGCATACTATGATGAATCTCCTTATTCTGATGAGAACTTCATCCCTGAAACACCTTCATTCAACACTTTTGTAGTAACAGGAGGACTTGGATTCAAGTTAAAGCAATTCGGAGTTGACGTTGCGGGAGGATATGCAATGCCTCAAGCAAGAGATGTAAAAAATGCTAATCTTGGCTTCTACGGGCAGGCTAAAGCAACCGCATTCTATTTAGGTCTAGGTTTATCTTACAACCCTTTTTAA